In Sulfolobales archaeon, the following are encoded in one genomic region:
- the apgM gene encoding 2,3-bisphosphoglycerate-independent phosphoglycerate mutase: MGLRSKLLYVVLDGAADSISDPYTTLEKASKPGLDRLARESVCGVMYVLGRGIAPESDEAVISLLGYDPHEIYTGRGPIEAVGIGLGLREDYEIAFRANFATIDPSTRRIIDRRAGRSISRDEAVELAKTLDGLDLGIYDGYARVRASIGHRAVVIIGSRSRKLSPLVSNSDPAYERRGLISIATPSYEPYLKHVKALEDSEEARIAAELTNRFIELSIEKLDKHPINKIRRERGAPPANVILLRDAGGRIPKPEPLEKRYEARFAVLAEMPVEVGLGRIFGAKTLELEYIEDPRRNYEDKLEKTLKMLKDNDIVYIHLKGPDEPGHDGDFELKKKRIEDIDRYFITPVLEEVLEKISMIVTADHATPPSRRSHTDDPVPVLFYTPGIEPDRITIFSERNCMRGSLGVYEHGWNMLPSIIQKHLKI; the protein is encoded by the coding sequence TTGGGTTTGAGAAGTAAGCTTTTATATGTTGTTCTGGATGGTGCTGCTGATAGTATTAGTGATCCTTATACTACTCTTGAGAAGGCTAGCAAACCTGGTTTGGACAGGCTTGCTAGAGAGAGTGTGTGTGGTGTTATGTATGTTCTTGGTAGGGGTATTGCTCCTGAGAGTGATGAAGCTGTTATATCTCTTCTAGGATATGATCCTCATGAGATTTATACTGGGAGAGGACCTATAGAAGCTGTTGGAATAGGGCTGGGGCTTAGAGAAGATTATGAGATAGCTTTCAGAGCTAATTTTGCTACAATAGATCCTTCTACTAGAAGAATCATAGATAGAAGAGCTGGGAGAAGTATTAGTAGAGATGAAGCTGTAGAACTTGCTAAAACTCTTGATGGACTGGATCTAGGGATTTACGATGGTTATGCTAGAGTGAGAGCTTCTATAGGTCATAGAGCTGTGGTTATAATAGGTAGTAGAAGTCGTAAGCTGTCGCCCTTAGTAAGCAACAGCGATCCAGCTTACGAGAGAAGAGGTCTTATAAGCATTGCCACACCATCTTACGAACCCTATCTAAAACACGTGAAAGCTCTTGAAGATTCTGAGGAAGCTAGAATTGCCGCGGAGCTTACAAATAGATTTATAGAGCTCTCTATAGAGAAACTCGATAAACATCCTATAAATAAGATTAGAAGAGAGAGAGGAGCACCTCCAGCCAACGTAATACTTCTCAGAGACGCTGGCGGGAGGATCCCGAAGCCCGAGCCTCTTGAAAAGAGATATGAAGCAAGATTCGCAGTTCTAGCTGAGATGCCTGTTGAAGTAGGTCTTGGAAGAATCTTCGGTGCTAAAACATTAGAATTAGAATACATAGAAGATCCTAGGAGAAACTATGAGGACAAGCTTGAGAAAACACTCAAGATGTTAAAAGATAATGACATAGTATACATCCATCTTAAAGGACCTGACGAGCCGGGTCATGATGGAGATTTCGAGCTTAAGAAGAAAAGAATCGAAGATATAGATAGATACTTTATAACACCAGTATTAGAAGAGGTTCTAGAAAAAATCTCAATGATAGTCACAGCAGATCACGCAACACCTCCATCTAGAAGATCTCATACAGACGACCCAGTACCAGTGCTATTCTACACACCCGGTATAGAGCCTGATAGGATAACAATCTTCAGCGAGAGAAACTGCATGAGAGGATCTCTAGGAGTCTACGAACATGGGTGGAACATGCTTCCAAGCATTATCCAGAAACATCTCAAGATCTAG
- the hypF gene encoding carbamoyltransferase HypF produces the protein MRIRISGIVQGVGFRPFIYRIASKNNLKGYVVNKGGAEVEIFVEGDDKDIESFLRSLEVEKPPPAFYEEVIVEEETPRGYRDFSILKSIHDKDIRSMIPPDIGVCHYCASEILESGTRFSGYYWNSCAWCGPRYSMMYRTPYDRENTSMARYKLCSDCERDYKDPENLRRFHAQGISCSRCGPRTYVYTSKGEKINIRESEIIDFISREILRGSIVAVKGVGGYHIAALASRDDVVLELRRRKRRPYKPFALMVRDLEVAEKIVFLNDRARELLQSPQKPIVVLPKKRSSLVSEYVAPGLSSLGIMLPYTGFQILLMRSIPEGFLIMTSGNSHGRPMCTNLECVLRELSSIVDYIVEHDREIVHRVDDSVIRFTDGEPVFLRRSRGYAPTWIRTSLRIRDLVAVGAELQVAGAVGFDDKIIPTQFIGDLDDPGNLEDLERELKWLLETYDLRPEAVALDMHPGYHSRDIARKISREYNAKLVEVQHHHAHIASLMIEERYELDERAIGIAIDGTGYGVDGGIWGGEILIAGYREFKRVGSLRSFNLPGGDSSAIYPVKTLIALMTGLGYSWDEIHRILNRNRLIESLPHGVQEAEITHVLSSRGMGVKTSSMGRVLDAFSALLGVCSLRTYEGEPPIRLEAEADRAEKVLEEPYIRIFSSDGLLVVDIRDLLEWVLDKIEREERSSIALAILKSLGSSLARIAIDSMRGLRISRNEILVSGGAAVNSYIIRGIREIASEEDVMVRINRSVPPGDGGIGVGQIAVASALLEESS, from the coding sequence TTGAGAATAAGAATCTCAGGAATCGTACAAGGAGTAGGTTTCAGACCTTTTATCTATAGAATTGCTTCTAAAAATAATTTGAAAGGATACGTCGTTAACAAGGGAGGTGCCGAGGTTGAGATATTCGTCGAAGGCGATGACAAGGATATAGAAAGCTTCTTAAGATCTCTAGAAGTTGAAAAACCTCCTCCAGCATTCTACGAGGAAGTGATCGTAGAGGAGGAAACTCCCAGAGGTTATAGAGATTTCAGCATTCTCAAAAGCATTCATGATAAGGATATCAGGAGCATGATACCACCAGACATAGGTGTGTGTCACTACTGTGCCAGCGAGATCCTAGAGTCTGGAACTAGGTTCAGCGGTTATTACTGGAATAGCTGCGCCTGGTGTGGTCCTAGATACTCTATGATGTATAGAACTCCTTATGATCGTGAGAACACATCGATGGCCAGATACAAGCTTTGTAGTGATTGTGAGAGAGATTATAAAGATCCTGAGAATCTAAGAAGATTTCATGCTCAAGGGATCAGCTGTTCTAGATGTGGTCCTAGAACTTATGTGTATACATCCAAAGGTGAGAAGATCAATATTAGAGAGAGCGAGATCATAGATTTCATATCCAGAGAAATACTGAGAGGATCTATAGTAGCTGTTAAAGGTGTCGGAGGATATCACATAGCAGCACTAGCGTCAAGAGATGACGTGGTTCTAGAGCTTAGAAGAAGAAAGAGAAGACCTTACAAACCATTTGCTCTGATGGTGAGAGATCTAGAGGTAGCTGAAAAGATAGTATTTCTAAATGATAGAGCTAGAGAACTTCTCCAATCACCTCAGAAACCAATAGTAGTGCTACCTAAGAAGAGAAGCTCTCTAGTATCAGAGTATGTAGCTCCAGGACTTTCAAGTCTAGGTATAATGCTTCCATACACAGGCTTTCAAATTCTCCTCATGAGAAGCATTCCAGAGGGTTTTCTGATAATGACCAGTGGAAATTCTCATGGAAGACCTATGTGTACTAATCTCGAGTGTGTTCTGAGAGAGCTGAGTTCAATCGTTGACTACATCGTTGAACATGATAGAGAGATCGTTCATAGAGTTGATGATAGCGTGATAAGATTCACCGATGGAGAACCTGTTTTTCTAAGAAGATCAAGAGGCTACGCACCTACATGGATTAGAACATCTCTTAGAATAAGAGATCTAGTTGCTGTAGGAGCAGAACTTCAAGTAGCTGGAGCAGTAGGCTTCGACGACAAGATCATTCCAACACAATTCATAGGAGATCTCGATGATCCTGGAAATCTAGAGGATCTAGAGAGAGAATTAAAATGGCTTCTTGAAACATATGATCTAAGACCTGAAGCAGTTGCTCTAGATATGCATCCAGGATATCATAGCAGAGATATTGCCAGGAAGATCTCGAGAGAGTATAATGCGAAGCTAGTCGAAGTACAGCATCATCATGCTCACATAGCTTCTCTAATGATTGAAGAAAGATATGAACTTGATGAAAGAGCTATAGGAATAGCTATAGATGGAACAGGCTACGGAGTTGACGGAGGTATATGGGGTGGAGAGATTCTCATAGCAGGATATAGAGAGTTTAAAAGAGTTGGAAGTCTGAGATCTTTTAATCTACCTGGAGGAGATTCTTCAGCTATTTATCCTGTGAAAACTCTTATAGCTCTTATGACGGGTTTAGGCTATTCATGGGATGAGATTCATAGGATTCTGAATAGAAACAGACTCATAGAATCTCTTCCACACGGAGTTCAAGAAGCTGAGATAACACATGTTCTATCAAGCAGAGGCATGGGTGTGAAGACTAGTAGCATGGGTAGAGTTCTAGATGCATTCTCAGCATTACTAGGAGTATGCAGTCTGAGAACATATGAAGGAGAGCCTCCTATAAGACTTGAAGCTGAAGCTGATAGAGCTGAGAAGGTTCTTGAAGAACCTTATATAAGGATCTTCTCTTCAGATGGACTGCTAGTAGTTGATATAAGAGATCTTCTCGAATGGGTTCTCGACAAGATCGAGAGAGAAGAGAGAAGCTCTATAGCTCTCGCAATACTTAAAAGCCTTGGATCCTCTCTAGCGAGAATCGCTATAGATAGTATGAGAGGTCTTAGAATCTCTAGAAACGAGATATTAGTCTCAGGAGGTGCAGCTGTGAACAGCTACATAATAAGAGGTATTAGAGAGATCGCTTCTGAAGAAGATGTTATGGTCAGGATTAACAGAAGTGTTCCACCAGGTGACGGAGGTATTGGAGTAGGTCAGATCGCTGTGGCATCAGCTTTGCTAGAAGAATCATCATGA
- a CDS encoding class I SAM-dependent methyltransferase, with translation MGYGDLERYYSIIGWDEDLDRGSGLKRFQEAYESFSILFEHEWFRDLLSRRRRFRIVDVCGGSGIGGIAMAKLLLDRGFEYDLIVNDLRFSALEKARIYSRAYLGREADVIRDDALNLYKHVREADIALIYGFSTPHFDVYQMIHLIGGLSRVLGLEGVLVIEDYDRIWSLYQQRDFRDVSLESSKRGGFVLSGHIAYDPFRGVFKRIFIDLSTMDRVALEFRLWDLAGLLSISWFFFSEIDFIETGSGYRGFILARRSRGIDPDQYLVKPKISRRMRT, from the coding sequence TTGGGTTATGGTGATCTTGAGAGGTATTATAGTATTATTGGTTGGGATGAGGATCTTGATAGAGGTTCTGGTCTGAAGAGGTTTCAGGAGGCTTATGAATCTTTTTCTATTTTGTTTGAGCATGAGTGGTTTAGAGATCTTCTTTCTAGGAGGAGAAGGTTTAGGATTGTTGATGTTTGTGGTGGTTCTGGGATTGGTGGTATTGCTATGGCTAAGCTTCTTCTTGATAGAGGTTTTGAGTATGATCTTATAGTTAATGATCTCAGGTTTTCAGCTCTTGAGAAGGCTAGGATCTATAGTAGGGCTTATCTTGGTAGAGAAGCTGATGTGATAAGAGATGATGCTTTAAATCTCTATAAGCATGTTAGAGAAGCTGATATAGCTCTCATATATGGTTTTTCAACACCTCATTTCGATGTGTATCAAATGATACATCTTATAGGAGGATTATCAAGAGTCTTAGGCTTAGAAGGTGTTCTGGTTATCGAGGATTATGATAGGATCTGGTCTTTGTATCAGCAGAGAGATTTTAGAGATGTATCTCTAGAGAGTAGTAAGAGAGGAGGATTTGTGTTATCCGGCCACATAGCCTATGATCCTTTTAGAGGTGTTTTTAAGAGGATTTTCATAGATCTAAGTACTATGGATAGAGTTGCTCTAGAATTCAGATTATGGGATCTAGCCGGTCTACTTTCGATATCATGGTTTTTCTTCTCAGAGATAGACTTCATAGAAACAGGTTCCGGGTATAGAGGCTTTATACTTGCCAGAAGATCTAGAGGTATAGATCCTGATCAATATCTTGTCAAGCCTAAGATATCTAGGAGAATGAGAACTTGA